A single Rhinolophus ferrumequinum isolate MPI-CBG mRhiFer1 chromosome 12, mRhiFer1_v1.p, whole genome shotgun sequence DNA region contains:
- the NPDC1 gene encoding neural proliferation differentiation and control protein 1 isoform X5, protein MATPVPPPSPRHLRLLRLLLSGLILGAALRGAAAGRPDVAACPGSLDCALKRRARCPPGAHVCGPCLQPFQEDHQGLCVPRMRQSPAATLGLSERGQGPDLGLHSTQGVPAPTPRTTLGSLVSSGPVHMSPLKAQGGRGDGLTLVFIVACSVAGVAALAVAALCWYRLQRDIRLTQKADYAAPQAPGSPATPGISQPGDQRLAHSAEMYHYQHQRQQMRCLERHKEPPKEVDSASSDEENEDGDFTVYECPGLAPTGEMEVRNPLFDHSSLSAPLPPPPQ, encoded by the exons ATGGCAACGCCCGTCCCTCCGCCCTCCCCGCGGCACCTGCGGCTGCTGCGGCTGCTGCTCTCCGGCCTCATCCTCGGCGCGGCCCTGCGCGGTGCCGCCGCCGGCCGCCCGG aTGTGGCCGCCTGTCCTGGGAGCCTGGACTGTGCCTTGAAGAGACGGGCACGGTGCCCCCCAGGTGCACATGTCTGTGGGCCCTGCCTTCAGCCCTTCCAGGAGGACCACCAAGGGCTCTGTGTGCCCAGGATGCGCCAGTCTCCGG CAGCCACCCTGGGGCTCTCAGAGCGAGGCCAGGGCCCGGACTTGGGCCTCCACTCCACTCAGGGAGTCCCTGCGCCCACGCCCCGCACCACCTTGGGCTCCCTGGTGTCATCTGGCCCCGTTCATATGTCCCCCCTGAAGGCCCAGGGCGGGCGTGGTGACGGCCTCACCCTCG TGTTCATCGTGGCATGCTCCGTGGCTGGCGTGGCCGCCCTCGCTGTGGCCGCTCTCTGCTGGTACAG GCTGCAGCGAGACATCCGCCTGACCCAGAAGGCCGACTACGCAGCCCCGCAGGCGCCGGGCTCCCCAGCAACTCCCGGGATCTCG cagccCGGGGACCAGCGGCTGGCGCACAGCGCCGAGATGTACCACTACCAGCACCAGAGACAGCAGATGCGGTGCCTGGAGCG GCATAAAGAGCCGCCCAAGGAGGTGGACTCAGCCTCCTCGGATGAAGAGAATGAAGATGGCGACTTCACGGTGTACGAGTGCCCGGGCCTGGCCCCG ACCGGAGAGATGGAGGTGCGGAACCCGCTGTTCGACCATTCCTCGCTGTCGGCTCCTCTGCCACCCCCACCGCAGTga
- the NPDC1 gene encoding neural proliferation differentiation and control protein 1 isoform X4, translating to MATPVPPPSPRHLRLLRLLLSGLILGAALRGAAAGRPDVAACPGSLDCALKRRARCPPGAHVCGPCLQPFQEDHQGLCVPRMRQSPGHGPPQPRLEDEIDFLAQELAGQEAGRWGVTALPQPEAPHRLLEPATLGLSERGQGPDLGLHSTQGVPAPTPRTTLGSLVSSGPVHMSPLKAQGGRGDGLTLVFIVACSVAGVAALAVAALCWYRLQRDIRLTQKADYAAPQAPGSPATPGISPGDQRLAHSAEMYHYQHQRQQMRCLERHKEPPKEVDSASSDEENEDGDFTVYECPGLAPTGEMEVRNPLFDHSSLSAPLPPPPQ from the exons ATGGCAACGCCCGTCCCTCCGCCCTCCCCGCGGCACCTGCGGCTGCTGCGGCTGCTGCTCTCCGGCCTCATCCTCGGCGCGGCCCTGCGCGGTGCCGCCGCCGGCCGCCCGG aTGTGGCCGCCTGTCCTGGGAGCCTGGACTGTGCCTTGAAGAGACGGGCACGGTGCCCCCCAGGTGCACATGTCTGTGGGCCCTGCCTTCAGCCCTTCCAGGAGGACCACCAAGGGCTCTGTGTGCCCAGGATGCGCCAGTCTCCGG GGCACGGCCCCCCCCAGCCCAGACTGGAAGATGAGATTGACTTCCTGGCCCAGGAGCTAgcggggcaggaggcagggcgCTGGGGGGTCACGGCCCTGCCCCAGCCTGAGGCGCCCCATCGGCTCCTGGAGCCTG CCACCCTGGGGCTCTCAGAGCGAGGCCAGGGCCCGGACTTGGGCCTCCACTCCACTCAGGGAGTCCCTGCGCCCACGCCCCGCACCACCTTGGGCTCCCTGGTGTCATCTGGCCCCGTTCATATGTCCCCCCTGAAGGCCCAGGGCGGGCGTGGTGACGGCCTCACCCTCG TGTTCATCGTGGCATGCTCCGTGGCTGGCGTGGCCGCCCTCGCTGTGGCCGCTCTCTGCTGGTACAG GCTGCAGCGAGACATCCGCCTGACCCAGAAGGCCGACTACGCAGCCCCGCAGGCGCCGGGCTCCCCAGCAACTCCCGGGATCTCG ccCGGGGACCAGCGGCTGGCGCACAGCGCCGAGATGTACCACTACCAGCACCAGAGACAGCAGATGCGGTGCCTGGAGCG GCATAAAGAGCCGCCCAAGGAGGTGGACTCAGCCTCCTCGGATGAAGAGAATGAAGATGGCGACTTCACGGTGTACGAGTGCCCGGGCCTGGCCCCG ACCGGAGAGATGGAGGTGCGGAACCCGCTGTTCGACCATTCCTCGCTGTCGGCTCCTCTGCCACCCCCACCGCAGTga
- the NPDC1 gene encoding neural proliferation differentiation and control protein 1 isoform X2, whose product MATPVPPPSPRHLRLLRLLLSGLILGAALRGAAAGRPDVAACPGSLDCALKRRARCPPGAHVCGPCLQPFQEDHQGLCVPRMRQSPGHGPPQPRLEDEIDFLAQELAGQEAGRWGVTALPQPEAPHRLLEPAATLGLSERGQGPDLGLHSTQGVPAPTPRTTLGSLVSSGPVHMSPLKAQGGRGDGLTLVFIVACSVAGVAALAVAALCWYRLQRDIRLTQKADYAAPQAPGSPATPGISPGDQRLAHSAEMYHYQHQRQQMRCLERHKEPPKEVDSASSDEENEDGDFTVYECPGLAPTGEMEVRNPLFDHSSLSAPLPPPPQ is encoded by the exons ATGGCAACGCCCGTCCCTCCGCCCTCCCCGCGGCACCTGCGGCTGCTGCGGCTGCTGCTCTCCGGCCTCATCCTCGGCGCGGCCCTGCGCGGTGCCGCCGCCGGCCGCCCGG aTGTGGCCGCCTGTCCTGGGAGCCTGGACTGTGCCTTGAAGAGACGGGCACGGTGCCCCCCAGGTGCACATGTCTGTGGGCCCTGCCTTCAGCCCTTCCAGGAGGACCACCAAGGGCTCTGTGTGCCCAGGATGCGCCAGTCTCCGG GGCACGGCCCCCCCCAGCCCAGACTGGAAGATGAGATTGACTTCCTGGCCCAGGAGCTAgcggggcaggaggcagggcgCTGGGGGGTCACGGCCCTGCCCCAGCCTGAGGCGCCCCATCGGCTCCTGGAGCCTG CAGCCACCCTGGGGCTCTCAGAGCGAGGCCAGGGCCCGGACTTGGGCCTCCACTCCACTCAGGGAGTCCCTGCGCCCACGCCCCGCACCACCTTGGGCTCCCTGGTGTCATCTGGCCCCGTTCATATGTCCCCCCTGAAGGCCCAGGGCGGGCGTGGTGACGGCCTCACCCTCG TGTTCATCGTGGCATGCTCCGTGGCTGGCGTGGCCGCCCTCGCTGTGGCCGCTCTCTGCTGGTACAG GCTGCAGCGAGACATCCGCCTGACCCAGAAGGCCGACTACGCAGCCCCGCAGGCGCCGGGCTCCCCAGCAACTCCCGGGATCTCG ccCGGGGACCAGCGGCTGGCGCACAGCGCCGAGATGTACCACTACCAGCACCAGAGACAGCAGATGCGGTGCCTGGAGCG GCATAAAGAGCCGCCCAAGGAGGTGGACTCAGCCTCCTCGGATGAAGAGAATGAAGATGGCGACTTCACGGTGTACGAGTGCCCGGGCCTGGCCCCG ACCGGAGAGATGGAGGTGCGGAACCCGCTGTTCGACCATTCCTCGCTGTCGGCTCCTCTGCCACCCCCACCGCAGTga
- the NPDC1 gene encoding neural proliferation differentiation and control protein 1 isoform X3, whose translation MATPVPPPSPRHLRLLRLLLSGLILGAALRGAAAGRPDVAACPGSLDCALKRRARCPPGAHVCGPCLQPFQEDHQGLCVPRMRQSPGHGPPQPRLEDEIDFLAQELAGQEAGRWGVTALPQPEAPHRLLEPATLGLSERGQGPDLGLHSTQGVPAPTPRTTLGSLVSSGPVHMSPLKAQGGRGDGLTLVFIVACSVAGVAALAVAALCWYRLQRDIRLTQKADYAAPQAPGSPATPGISQPGDQRLAHSAEMYHYQHQRQQMRCLERHKEPPKEVDSASSDEENEDGDFTVYECPGLAPTGEMEVRNPLFDHSSLSAPLPPPPQ comes from the exons ATGGCAACGCCCGTCCCTCCGCCCTCCCCGCGGCACCTGCGGCTGCTGCGGCTGCTGCTCTCCGGCCTCATCCTCGGCGCGGCCCTGCGCGGTGCCGCCGCCGGCCGCCCGG aTGTGGCCGCCTGTCCTGGGAGCCTGGACTGTGCCTTGAAGAGACGGGCACGGTGCCCCCCAGGTGCACATGTCTGTGGGCCCTGCCTTCAGCCCTTCCAGGAGGACCACCAAGGGCTCTGTGTGCCCAGGATGCGCCAGTCTCCGG GGCACGGCCCCCCCCAGCCCAGACTGGAAGATGAGATTGACTTCCTGGCCCAGGAGCTAgcggggcaggaggcagggcgCTGGGGGGTCACGGCCCTGCCCCAGCCTGAGGCGCCCCATCGGCTCCTGGAGCCTG CCACCCTGGGGCTCTCAGAGCGAGGCCAGGGCCCGGACTTGGGCCTCCACTCCACTCAGGGAGTCCCTGCGCCCACGCCCCGCACCACCTTGGGCTCCCTGGTGTCATCTGGCCCCGTTCATATGTCCCCCCTGAAGGCCCAGGGCGGGCGTGGTGACGGCCTCACCCTCG TGTTCATCGTGGCATGCTCCGTGGCTGGCGTGGCCGCCCTCGCTGTGGCCGCTCTCTGCTGGTACAG GCTGCAGCGAGACATCCGCCTGACCCAGAAGGCCGACTACGCAGCCCCGCAGGCGCCGGGCTCCCCAGCAACTCCCGGGATCTCG cagccCGGGGACCAGCGGCTGGCGCACAGCGCCGAGATGTACCACTACCAGCACCAGAGACAGCAGATGCGGTGCCTGGAGCG GCATAAAGAGCCGCCCAAGGAGGTGGACTCAGCCTCCTCGGATGAAGAGAATGAAGATGGCGACTTCACGGTGTACGAGTGCCCGGGCCTGGCCCCG ACCGGAGAGATGGAGGTGCGGAACCCGCTGTTCGACCATTCCTCGCTGTCGGCTCCTCTGCCACCCCCACCGCAGTga
- the ENTPD2 gene encoding ectonucleoside triphosphate diphosphohydrolase 2: protein MARKVLSLLPPLLLAAAGLTGLLLLCIPTRDIREPPALKYGIVLDAGSSHTSMFIYKWPTDKENDTGIVGQHSSCDVRGGGISSYANNPSGAGQSLAECLDQALRDVPRDRHMGTPLYLGATAGMRLLNLTSPKASASVLAAVTQKLTQYPFDFRGARILSGQDEGVFGWVTANYLLENFIKYDWVGRWFRPRKGTLGAMDLGGASTQITFETASPAEDPANEVQLRLYGQQYRVYTHSFLCYGRDQVLQRLLASALQAHSFHPCWPTGYSTQVLLQDVYQSPCTMAQRPQTFNSSSRVHLSGSSNPALCRSLVLGLFNFSSCRFSQCSFNSIFQPPVAGNFIGFSAFFYTVDFLRTVMGLPVATMKQLEDATLTLCNQTWSELQARAPNEGARLSDYCAGAMFVQQLLSRGYGFDERAFGGVTFQKKAGDTAVGWALGYMLNLTNLIPAETPKLRKGTDFGSWVVLLVLFAVLLLAAVVLLLRQARSAKSPSAI, encoded by the exons ATGGCCAGGAAGGTGCTGTCGCTGCTGCCGCCGTTGCTGCTGGCTGCGGCGGGTCTCACCGGCCTCCTGCTGCTGTGTATCCCAACCCGCGACATCCGGGAGCCGCCCGCCCTCAAG TATGGCATTGTCCTGGACGCTGGCTCTTCCCACACATCCATGTTCATCTACAAGTGGCCGACGGACAAGGAGAATGACACTGGCATTGTGGGCCAGCATAGCTCCTGTGACGTGCGCG GTGGGGGCATCTCCAGCTATGCCAACAACCCTTCTGGGGCTGGTCAGAGTCTTGCTGAATGCCTGGACCAGGCGCTCCGGGACGTGCCCAGGGATAGACACATGGGCACGCCCCTCTACCTGGGAGCCACCGCGGGCATGCGCCTGCTCAA CCTCACCAGTCCCAAGGCCTCAGCCAGCGTGCTCGCAGCTGTGACGCAGAAGCTGACCCAGTACCCCTTTGACTTCCGTGGTGCCCGCATCCTCTCAGGCCAGGACGAGGGAGTATTTGGCTGGGTGACCGCCAACTACCTGCTGGAGAACTTCATCAAG TACGACTGGGTGGGCCGGTGGTTCCGGCCAAGGAAGGGGACGCTGGGGGCCATGGACCTGGGGGGCGCCTCCACACAGATCACCTTCGAGACGGCCAGCCCAGCTGAGGATCCAGCCAATGAGGTCCAGCTGCGGCTCTACGGTCAGCAGTACCGCGTCTACACCCACAGCTTCCTCTGCTATGGCCGTGACCAGGTCCTCCAGAGGCTGCTGGCCAGTGCACTGCAG GCCCACAGCTTCCACCCCTGCTGGCCAACGGGCTATTCCACCCAAGTGCTGCTCCAAGACGTGTATCAGTCACCATGCACCATGGCCCAGAGGCCCCAGACCTtcaacagcagcagcagggtCCACCTGTCGGGGAGCAGCAACCCTGCCCTCTGCCGCAGCCTCGTCTTGGGGCTCTTCAATTTCTCCTCCTGCCGCTTCTCCCAATGCTCCTTCAACAGCATCTTCCAGCCCCCTGTCGCTGGGAACTTTATT GgcttctctgctttcttctacACCGTGGACTTCCTGAGGACTGTGATGGGGTTGCCCGTGGCAACCATGAAGCAACTGGAGGATGCCACACTCACCCTCTGCAACCAGACATGGAGTGAG CTGCAGGCTCGGGCGCCGAATGAGGGAGCCCGCCTGTCCGACTACTGCGCCGGGGCCATGTTCGTGCAGCAGCTGCTGAGTCGGGGCTACGGCTTCGACGAGCGCGCCTTTGGCGGGGTGACCTTCCAGAAGAAG GCGGGGGACACCGCGGTCGGCTGGGCGCTCGGCTACATGCTGAACCTGACCAACCTGATCCCCGCCGAGACGCCGAAGCTGCGCAAGGGCACGGACTTCGGCTCCTGGGTCGTCCTCCTCGTGCTCTTCGCCGTCTTGCTCCTGGCCGCGGTTGTCCTGCTGCTGCGCCAGGCGCGCTCCGCCAAGTCGCCGAGCGCCATCTAG
- the NPDC1 gene encoding neural proliferation differentiation and control protein 1 isoform X1, producing MATPVPPPSPRHLRLLRLLLSGLILGAALRGAAAGRPDVAACPGSLDCALKRRARCPPGAHVCGPCLQPFQEDHQGLCVPRMRQSPGHGPPQPRLEDEIDFLAQELAGQEAGRWGVTALPQPEAPHRLLEPAATLGLSERGQGPDLGLHSTQGVPAPTPRTTLGSLVSSGPVHMSPLKAQGGRGDGLTLVFIVACSVAGVAALAVAALCWYRLQRDIRLTQKADYAAPQAPGSPATPGISQPGDQRLAHSAEMYHYQHQRQQMRCLERHKEPPKEVDSASSDEENEDGDFTVYECPGLAPTGEMEVRNPLFDHSSLSAPLPPPPQ from the exons ATGGCAACGCCCGTCCCTCCGCCCTCCCCGCGGCACCTGCGGCTGCTGCGGCTGCTGCTCTCCGGCCTCATCCTCGGCGCGGCCCTGCGCGGTGCCGCCGCCGGCCGCCCGG aTGTGGCCGCCTGTCCTGGGAGCCTGGACTGTGCCTTGAAGAGACGGGCACGGTGCCCCCCAGGTGCACATGTCTGTGGGCCCTGCCTTCAGCCCTTCCAGGAGGACCACCAAGGGCTCTGTGTGCCCAGGATGCGCCAGTCTCCGG GGCACGGCCCCCCCCAGCCCAGACTGGAAGATGAGATTGACTTCCTGGCCCAGGAGCTAgcggggcaggaggcagggcgCTGGGGGGTCACGGCCCTGCCCCAGCCTGAGGCGCCCCATCGGCTCCTGGAGCCTG CAGCCACCCTGGGGCTCTCAGAGCGAGGCCAGGGCCCGGACTTGGGCCTCCACTCCACTCAGGGAGTCCCTGCGCCCACGCCCCGCACCACCTTGGGCTCCCTGGTGTCATCTGGCCCCGTTCATATGTCCCCCCTGAAGGCCCAGGGCGGGCGTGGTGACGGCCTCACCCTCG TGTTCATCGTGGCATGCTCCGTGGCTGGCGTGGCCGCCCTCGCTGTGGCCGCTCTCTGCTGGTACAG GCTGCAGCGAGACATCCGCCTGACCCAGAAGGCCGACTACGCAGCCCCGCAGGCGCCGGGCTCCCCAGCAACTCCCGGGATCTCG cagccCGGGGACCAGCGGCTGGCGCACAGCGCCGAGATGTACCACTACCAGCACCAGAGACAGCAGATGCGGTGCCTGGAGCG GCATAAAGAGCCGCCCAAGGAGGTGGACTCAGCCTCCTCGGATGAAGAGAATGAAGATGGCGACTTCACGGTGTACGAGTGCCCGGGCCTGGCCCCG ACCGGAGAGATGGAGGTGCGGAACCCGCTGTTCGACCATTCCTCGCTGTCGGCTCCTCTGCCACCCCCACCGCAGTga